A region of Diospyros lotus cultivar Yz01 chromosome 3, ASM1463336v1, whole genome shotgun sequence DNA encodes the following proteins:
- the LOC127797702 gene encoding uncharacterized protein LOC127797702, which translates to MGIIRSSFSFIAGTVCGIYIAQNYNVPNIQKLTNEVLFKAKHVEEQYRKPKKGDDDT; encoded by the coding sequence ATGGGGATAATACGGAGCAGCTTCTCGTTCATAGCCGGGACGGTGTGCGGAATATACATAGCTCAGAACTACAACGTGCCCAACATTCAGAAGCTCACCAACGAAGTCTTATTCAAGGCCAAGCACGTCGAAGAACAGTACCGCAAGCCCAAGAAAGGCGACGACGATACCTAA
- the LOC127797116 gene encoding E3 ubiquitin protein ligase RIN2-like, giving the protein MAVRYISISAVCTLLSFISLQYWTDLSLGKLTSDELVSEDSIEHSNTHHASQLLLGSQARTLLLANFALNVFVLLILGLKTVFFVELYPSEIRKLAEKLINYIIYKGLFLPLVVPPTIFQAGLWSTWLTILCSLKMFQALARDRLERLNASPSASPWAYFRVYSVLLLVLSSDLLWIKLCVVIYGTLQSSMFLLLFFEPLSIAFETLQAIMVHGFQLLDIWIHHSAGNHSSSNNHQFKLFDVSATGSLWEWKGILIRNLGFLLDIMTLLMALGHYVHIWWLHGMAFHVVDVVLFLNIRALLSAIIKRVRGFIRLKIALGALHGALPDATSEEIQAYEDECAICREPMAKAKKLSCNHLFHLACLRSWLDQGLSENYSCPNCRKPLNMGRSEEEANHLVADVSTDEQLARQMSSGLDRHNPPSNALPTGVFPDQMHNPLETGPWSGVGLDSSWLNTWSSQGLDGAGPSTGARSVGLGRVQMMMRHLAAVGETYAQTALEDAAWSLWPMNPSQAGPSGSALHHSGFVRYPGTAGGLHMRTTSRAANNNMANILAMAETVREVLPHIPDELIFQELQRTNSVTVTVNNLLQM; this is encoded by the exons ATGGCTGTGAGGTACATATCGATCTCAGCCGTCTGCACATTGTTAAGCTTCATTAGCCTCCAGTACTGGACAGATCTGTCACTTGGGAAGCTAACATCAGACGAATTAGTTAGCGAGGATTCTATTGAACATTCAAATACCCACCATGCTTCACAGCTGCTTCTGGGTTCTCAAGCCAGAACCCTGTTGTTGGCCAATTTTGCACTGAATGTATTTGTTTTGCTAATTCTGGGTCTCAAG ACTGTATTCTTTGTGGAGCTGTACCCTTCTGAAATTCGAAAACTAGCAGAGAAACTTATTAACTATATTATCTACAAG GGGTTATTTCTTCCCTTGGTTGTCCCACCAACAATATTTCAAGCAGGCCTTTGGTCAACATGGTTGACTATACTTTGTTCATTGAAG ATGTTCCAAGCTTTGGCAAGAGATCGACTTGAGCGGTTGAATGCTTCTCCTTCTGCAAGTCCATGGGCATATTTCCGTGTATATTCTGTGTTATTATTGGTTTTATCCAGTGATTTGCTCTG GATAAAGCTGTGTGTAGTGATATATGGAACATTGCAATCATCTATGTTTCTTCTGTTGTTCTTTGAGCCGCTTAGTATTGCTTTTGAGACATTACAG GCAATAATGGTACATGGCTTTCAGTTGCTTGATATATGGATCCATCACTCAGCAGGGAACCATTCAAGCTCAAACAATCATCAATTTAAACTCTTTGATGTATCGGCAACAG GTTCATTGTGGGAATGGAAAGGCATTCTTATCCGGAACTTGGGATTTCTTCTAGACATCATGACGTTGTTGATGGCACTTGGTCATTATGTGCATATTTGGTGGCTACATGGCATGGCATTTCATGTTGTGGATGTAGTTCTTTTCCTAAATATACGA GCCTTGTTAAGCGCAATAATAAAACGCGTAAGAGGATTTATAAGATTGAAGATAGCTTTAGGTGCACTTCATGGGGCACTTCCTGATGCAACATCTGAAGAGATACAGGCATATGAAGATGAATGTGCCATCTGTAGG GAACCAATGGCAAAGGCAAAGAAACTATCTTGTAATCACCTTTTCCATCTAGCATGTTTGAGATCTTG GTTGGATCAAGGTCTAAGTGAGAATTACTCTTGCCCCAATTGTCGAAAACCACTTAACATGGGCAGATCTGAAGAGGAAGCAAACCATCTTGTGGCTGATGTTTCAACTGATGAGCAACTTGCCCGTCAAATGAGTTCTGGACTTGATCGACATAATCCTCCCAGTAATGCCTTGCCAACAGGAGTGTTCCCCGATCAGatgcataacccattagaaacTGGTCCTTGGAG TGGCGTAGGGCTTGATTCAAGTTGGCTGAATACATGGTCAAGCCAGGGTCTAGATGGGGCTGGTCCATCTACTGGTGCAAGATCAGTTGGACTAGGAAGAGTTCAGATGATGATGCGGCATCTTGCAGCTGTGGGAGAAACATATGCCCAGACTGCTCTTGAAGACGCAGCTTGGAGCCTTTGGCCTATGAATCCCTCTCAGGCTGGTCCATCTGGTTCAGCCCTTCATCATAGTGGTTTTGTCAGATACCCTGGAACTGCTGGTGGTTTACATATGAGGACTACCTCACGAGCTGCAAACAACAACATGGCAAACATACTTGCCATGGCTGAAACTGTGCGGGAGGTGCTTCCCCACATTCCTGATGAACTAATTTTTCAG GAGTTGCAGCGCACAAATTCAGTTACCGTCACTGTGAATAATCTGCTCCAAATGTGA
- the LOC127797523 gene encoding trehalose-phosphate phosphatase A-like isoform X1, with protein sequence MDLKSDHSASLLTDPAPMNESRLGIHSSLYSPPAVVFSSGIFSTIPRKKTLILDDVRSNSWLDAMKSSSPTHSKRQTELVSTDTDATYSNWMLTYPSALASFEQIANYAKCKRVALFLDYDGTLSPIVDNPDYAFMTSAMRAAVRNVALCFPTAIISGRSRDKVYEFVGLTELYYAGSHGMDIMGPVTHQINDHLNCIKSIDKQGKEYNVFQPASGFFPMINEVFRSLVAISKEIKGTQVENNKFCVSLHYRNVDEKNWATIAKRVQEILRDYPNLRLTHGRKVLEVRPVLDWDKGKAVQFLLEALGLSNCDNVLPIYIGDDQTDEDAFKVLREGNCGFGILVSSVAKESNAGYSLRDTSEVMEFLKALVAWKKSSSV encoded by the exons ATGGATCTTAAATCAGACCACAGTGCTTCTCTACTCACTGATCCTGCCCCCATGAACGAATCAAGATTAGGGATCCATTCTAGTTTATACTCGCCCCCAGCTGTTGTTTTCTCTTCTGGAATCTTCTCGACAATCCCAAGGAAAAAAACCCTCATACTTGACGATGTCCGTTCCAACTCCTGGCTGGATGCCATGAAATCCTCTTCCCCTACCCATAGCAAGAGACAGACTGAGCTTGTATCAACTGATACCGATGCTACTTATAGCAATTGGATG CTTACATATCCCTCGGCACTTGCATCTTTTGAGCAAATAGCAAATTATGCAAAGTGCAAAAGAGTAGCATTGTTTCTTGATTATGACGGCACTCTTTCCCCTATAGTAGACAATCCGGACTATGCCTTCATGACTAGTGCT ATGCGTGCTGCTGTGAGGAATGTGGCACTATGTTTCCCAACTGCAATCATTAGTGGGAGAAGTCGTGACAAG GTATACGAGTTTGTAGGACTAACGGAACTCTATTATGCTGGTAGTCATGGAATGGACATTATGGGCCCTGTTACGCACCAGATTAATGACCATCTGAACTGTATTAAGTCCATAGACAAGCAG GGTAAGGAATATAATGTGTTCCAACCTGCTAGTGGATTCTTCCCTATGATCAATGAG GTTTTTAGATCCCTTGTAGCAATCAGCAAAGAAATTAAAGGAACACAAGTGGAGAACAACAAGTTTTGTGTCTCTCTACACTATCGTAATGTGGATGAGAAG aattggGCAACAATCGCTAAACGCGTCCAAGAAATTTTGAGGGACTATCCAAATCTGCGATTGACGCATGGCCGCAAG GTTTTAGAAGTCAGGCCTGTGCTTGATTGGGATAAGGGTAAAGCTGTCCAGTTCTTACTTGAAGCACTTG GATTAAGTAACTGTGATAACGTGCTACCAATTTACATTGGGGATGACCAGACTGATGAAGATGCATTTAAG GTTTTACGGGAGGGAAATTGTGGTTTTGGAATTTTGGTGTCTTCTGTGGCCAAGGAAAGCAATGCTGGCTACTCTCTTAGGGACACATCAGAG GTGATGGAGTTCCTCAAGGCACTGGTAGCTTGGAAGAAGTCAAGTTCAGTATGA
- the LOC127797523 gene encoding trehalose-phosphate phosphatase A-like isoform X2 — MNESRLGIHSSLYSPPAVVFSSGIFSTIPRKKTLILDDVRSNSWLDAMKSSSPTHSKRQTELVSTDTDATYSNWMLTYPSALASFEQIANYAKCKRVALFLDYDGTLSPIVDNPDYAFMTSAMRAAVRNVALCFPTAIISGRSRDKVYEFVGLTELYYAGSHGMDIMGPVTHQINDHLNCIKSIDKQGKEYNVFQPASGFFPMINEVFRSLVAISKEIKGTQVENNKFCVSLHYRNVDEKNWATIAKRVQEILRDYPNLRLTHGRKVLEVRPVLDWDKGKAVQFLLEALGLSNCDNVLPIYIGDDQTDEDAFKVLREGNCGFGILVSSVAKESNAGYSLRDTSEVMEFLKALVAWKKSSSV; from the exons ATGAACGAATCAAGATTAGGGATCCATTCTAGTTTATACTCGCCCCCAGCTGTTGTTTTCTCTTCTGGAATCTTCTCGACAATCCCAAGGAAAAAAACCCTCATACTTGACGATGTCCGTTCCAACTCCTGGCTGGATGCCATGAAATCCTCTTCCCCTACCCATAGCAAGAGACAGACTGAGCTTGTATCAACTGATACCGATGCTACTTATAGCAATTGGATG CTTACATATCCCTCGGCACTTGCATCTTTTGAGCAAATAGCAAATTATGCAAAGTGCAAAAGAGTAGCATTGTTTCTTGATTATGACGGCACTCTTTCCCCTATAGTAGACAATCCGGACTATGCCTTCATGACTAGTGCT ATGCGTGCTGCTGTGAGGAATGTGGCACTATGTTTCCCAACTGCAATCATTAGTGGGAGAAGTCGTGACAAG GTATACGAGTTTGTAGGACTAACGGAACTCTATTATGCTGGTAGTCATGGAATGGACATTATGGGCCCTGTTACGCACCAGATTAATGACCATCTGAACTGTATTAAGTCCATAGACAAGCAG GGTAAGGAATATAATGTGTTCCAACCTGCTAGTGGATTCTTCCCTATGATCAATGAG GTTTTTAGATCCCTTGTAGCAATCAGCAAAGAAATTAAAGGAACACAAGTGGAGAACAACAAGTTTTGTGTCTCTCTACACTATCGTAATGTGGATGAGAAG aattggGCAACAATCGCTAAACGCGTCCAAGAAATTTTGAGGGACTATCCAAATCTGCGATTGACGCATGGCCGCAAG GTTTTAGAAGTCAGGCCTGTGCTTGATTGGGATAAGGGTAAAGCTGTCCAGTTCTTACTTGAAGCACTTG GATTAAGTAACTGTGATAACGTGCTACCAATTTACATTGGGGATGACCAGACTGATGAAGATGCATTTAAG GTTTTACGGGAGGGAAATTGTGGTTTTGGAATTTTGGTGTCTTCTGTGGCCAAGGAAAGCAATGCTGGCTACTCTCTTAGGGACACATCAGAG GTGATGGAGTTCCTCAAGGCACTGGTAGCTTGGAAGAAGTCAAGTTCAGTATGA
- the LOC127797521 gene encoding pectinesterase 2-like — protein MHPNSTKKKLIKFSSMASSNLFFQFLILLFLSFSFSSLFFFSPAAATASNDIDWWCNQTPHPEPCKRFLSHGGRHPLAPKQKSEFRKMAIQAAMDRALNAEAFTKELGAKCRNGRERAAWADCLKLYEDTILRLNHTIDSKCSEFDAQTWLSTALTNLETCRAGFAELGVSDFMWPLISRNNVSELISNSLAINKNNASTAGENQTYHKDGFPTWVSPGDRKLLQSSSPAANLVVAQDGSGNYRTIKAALDAAAKRSGSGRFVIHVKRGVYKENLEIGNQMKNIMLVGEGLRYTIITGSRSVGGGYTTYDSSTVAVTGEGFIARGITFRNTAGPQNHQAVALRSGSDLSVFYRCGFEGYQDTLYVHSQRQFYKECYIYGTVDFIFGNAAVVLQNSMIYARKPMDKQKNVITAQGRTDPNQNTGISIHNSRVMAASDLAPVLSSFKTFLGRPWKQYSRTVYLQTYLDSLIDPAGWLEWDGNFALNTLYYGEYKNSGPGSSTQKRVKWRGYRVITTSTEASKFTVANFIAGRSWLPATGVPFTAGL, from the exons ATGCATCCCAATTCAACCAAGAAGAAGCTAATTAAGTTTTCATCAATGGCTTCCTCCAActtattcttccaatttctcatCTTACTCTTTCtatccttctccttttcttcattATTCTTCTTCTCACCCGCCGCGGCCACCGCCTCCAATGACATCGACTGGTGGTGCAACCAAACCCCACACCCGGAGCCCTGCAAACGCTTCCTCAGCCACGGCGGCCGCCACCCCTTGGCTCCCAAGCAGAAGTCAGAGTTCCGAAAGATGGCCATTCAGGCCGCCATGGACCGAGCCCTCAACGCCGAGGCTTTCACCAAGGAGCTCGGCGCCAAGTGCCGCAATGGCCGCGAGCGGGCGGCGTGGGCCGACTGCCTGAAGCTCTACGAAGACACCATTCTCCGGCTCAACCACACCATCGACTCCAAGTGCTCGGAATTCGACGCCCAGACCTGGCTCAGCACCGCCTTGACCAACCTGGAAACTTGCCGCGCCGGGTTCGCGGAGCTGGGCGTCTCGGATTTCATGTGGCCTCTGATTTCCAGGAACAACGTGTCGGAGCTGATCAGCAACAGCTTGGCCATTAACAAGAACAATGCCAGTACTGCCGGCGAGAACCAAACCTATCACAAAGACGGGTTTCCGACCTGGGTTTCGCCCGGCGACCGGAAGCTTTTGCAGTCGTCGTCTCCGGCGGCTAATCTTGTTGTTGCCCAGGACGGGTCGGGGAACTACCGGACCATTAAGGCGGCGCTGGACGCGGCGGCGAAGAGGAGCGGCAGCGGCAGGTTCGTTATTCATGTGAAGAGAGGCGTTTACAAGGAGAACCTTGAGATTGGCAACCAGATGAAGAACATAATGCTGGTTGGCGAAGGCCTGAGATACACCATCATCACCGGCAGCCGGAGCGTGGGCGGCGGCTACACCACCTACGACTCCTCCACCGTTG CGGTGACCGGCGAAGGCTTCATCGCCCGGGGAATAACGTTCCGCAACACCGCTGGCCCACAAAACCACCAAGCGGTGGCGCTTCGATCGGGCTCTGACCTCTCCGTTTTCTACCGCTGTGGCTTCGAGGGCTACCAGGACACCCTCTATGTCCACTCCCAGCGCCAGTTCTACAAAGAATGCTACATCTACGGCACCGTTGACTTCATCTTCGGCAACGCCGCCGTCGTCCTCCAGAACTCCATGATTTACGCTAGAAAACCAATGGATAAACAGAAGAATGTCATCACTGCTCAAGGCCGAACCGACCCGAACCAGAACACCGGCATTTCCATCCACAATTCCCGGGTCATGGCTGCTTCTGATCTAGCTCCAGTTCTCAGCTCCTTCAAAACCTTCCTGGGCAGGCCGTGGAAGCAGTACTCAAGAACCGTTTATCTGCAGACTTATCTTGACAGCTTGATTGATCCGGCGGGGTGGCTAGAATGGGACGGCAATTTTGCTCTCAACACATTGTATTACGGGGAGTACAAGAACTCCGGGCCTGGTTCTTCCACCCAAAAACGGGTGAAGTGGCGTGGATACAGAGTCATCACCACTTCAACTGAAGCGTCAAAGTTCACCGTCGCGAATTTCATCGCCGGCCGATCGTGGCTTCCGGCAACGGGCGTGCCATTCACGGCCGGGCTCTAA
- the LOC127797952 gene encoding probable pectinesterase/pectinesterase inhibitor 59, whose translation MEMRLPFFFFFFFFIFISFFTPSCSSSQAPPTEPAGDTNYWCSTTPHPDLCRRFARRSRPKCRAEFLLTAVEAALHRALHARSHSRKLGRRCRSRHERAVWTDCSKLIDDTVLQLNTTFHGLKTNGSCTDLDAQTWLSAALTNLETCRRGSGDLNLSDGFILPLVSGNVSELISNCLAINGALVEQREDKDEGFPSWVSRSERKLLESSSSLQAKATVVVSKDGSGSFRSIQEAINRATATKVGNGRIIVYVKRGVYSENVDISRAVVNLTLVGDGLRNTIITGSRSVSMGYTTYSTATVGVDGFGFIARGITFRNTAGQEKGQAVALRSASDLSVFYACAFEGYQDTLFVQAQRQFFKSCVIYGTVDFIFGNAAVVFQNCNLYARKPLPGQANTITAQGRGDPFQNTGISIQNSRILAAADLTDDVQTYLGRPWQEFSRTAFLKCYMGSLVNPAGWSAWGDTNFAQDTLYYGEYKNFGPGASTDRRVNWPGYHVITDATVAAEFTAANLIAGRTWLGSTGVPFATGL comes from the exons ATGGAGATGAGGCtaccattcttcttcttcttcttctttttcatattcatttccttcttcacTCCATCTTGTTCTTCCTCTCAAGCTCCGCCCACTGAACCCGCCGGCGACACCAACTATTGGTGCAGCACCACCCCTCACCCCGACCTCTGCCGCCGTTTCGCCCGCCGCTCCCGCCCAAAATGCAGGGCCGAATTCTTGCTGACGGCGGTGGAAGCCGCCCTGCACCGAGCCCTCCACGCCCGTAGCCACTCCCGGAAGCTGGGGCGGCGCTGCCGGAGCCGCCACGAGAGGGCCGTCTGGACGGACTGCTCCAAACTAATAGACGACACGGTTCTCCAGCTCAACACCACCTTCCACGGCCTGAAAACCAACGGAAGCTGCACCGATTTGGACGCCCAGACCTGGCTCAGCGCCGCCCTCACCAACCTGGAGACTTGCCGGCGGGGATCGGGGGACCTCAACTTGTCAGACGGTTTCATTCTCCCATTGGTTTCCGGCAATGTATCGGAGCTCATCAGCAACTGCTTGGCCATCAATGGGGCTTtg GTTGAGCAGCGAGAGGACAAAGACGAGGGGTTTCCCAGCTGGGTTTCTCGTAGTGAAAGGAAGCTTCTGGAATCTTCGTCGTCCCTGCAAGCTAAGGCTACGGTGGTGGTGTCGAAAGATGGGTCGGGAAGTTTCCGGTCGATTCAGGAGGCCATAAACCGTGCGACGGCAACGAAGGTCGGgaatggaaggattatagtgtACGTGAAACGAGGTGTGTATAGCGAAAACGTTGACATAAGCAGAGCCGTGGTTAACCTAACGCTGGTCGGAGATGGGCTGAGAAACACCATAATCACCGGCAGCAGGAGCGTTTCGATGGGCTACACCACTTACAGCACCGCCACCGTCG GAGTAGATGGCTTTGGATTCATCGCACGCGGAATCACGTTCCGCAACACGGCGGGGCAGGAAAAAGGCCAGGCGGTGGCGCTCCGGTCGGCATCCGATCTCTCCGTCTTCTATGCCTGCGCCTTCGAAGGCTACCAGGACACTCTCTTCGTTCAAGCCCAGCGCCAGTTCTTCAAATCCTGCGTCATCTACGGCACCGTCGACTTCATCTTCGGCAACGCCGCCGTCGTCTTCCAGAACTGCAACCTCTACGCTCGGAAGCCCCTCCCCGGCCAAGCCAACACGATCACCGCCCAGGGTCGGGGGGACCCGTTTCAGAACACCGGCATATCCATCCAGAACTCCCGGATCCTCGCCGCCGCCGACCTGACAGACGACGTCCAAACTTACCTGGGGCGGCCATGGCAGGAATTTTCTCGAACAGCTTTCTTAAAATGCTATATGGGCAGCTTGGTGAATCCGGCAGGGTGGTCGGCATGGGGGGATACAAACTTTGCTCAAGACACATTGTACTATGGAGAGTACAAGAATTTCGGGCCGGGAGCTTCGACGGACAGGAGAGTGAATTGGCCAGGGTACCATGTGATAACAGATGCAACAGTGGCGGCGGAGTTCACTGCAGCGAACCTCATCGCCGGCCGAACGTGGTTGGGCTCCACGGGAGTGCCGTTCGCCACTGGTCTCTAA
- the LOC127797892 gene encoding endoglucanase 8-like — MMEMEKMMMMIFVSMMTSVIVLAASSSSPHDYGDALSKSILFFEGQRSGKLPPSQRITWRKDSALRDGSDVSVDLVGGYYDAGDNMKFHFPMAFSTTMLAWGVVEFGEFMGPDLQHALEAIRWGTDYFLKATTAPGVVYAQVGEPHSDHSCWERPEDMDTPRTTYKLTKKNPGSELSGEIAAALAASSLAFRASDPRYSKLLLQRASMVFQFADKYRGSYDDSLGDAVCPFYCSFNGYQDELIWAAAWLHKATKKTYYWNYVTNNITSIKLGSLEFGWDAKHAGINILASKFAMNTNLNVTLFLPNANKFVCSILPESPSLSISYSLGGLLFKPGGSNMQHVTALSFLLLVYARYLNVGKRVIHCDDVAVTRARLVRFARSQVDYILGNNPMNMSYMVGYGNMFPQRIHHRGSSLPSIEKQPEPIRCADGTPFFSSSDPNPNLLLGAVVGGPNMEDSYVDSRADFAHSEPTTYTNSPLVGILAYFKVH, encoded by the exons ATGATggagatggagaagatgatgatgatgatatttgTGTCGATGATGACAAGTGTGATAGTGCtggctgcttcttcttcttctccacatgATTATGGAGATGCCTTGTCCAAGAGTATTTTGTTCTTTGAAGGCCAGAGGTCTGGCAAGTTGCCCCCTTCCCAGAGAATCACTTGGAGGAAAGATTCTGCTCTCCGTGATGGCTCTGATGTTTCa GTGGATTTGGTTGGTGGCTACTATGATGCTGGGGATAACATGAAGTTCCACTTTCCAATGGCCTTTTCAACAACCATGCTAGCTTGGGGAGTTGTAGAGTTTGGCGAGTTCATGGGTCCAGATTTGCAGCATGCACTTGAAGCTATTAGGTGGGGAACTGACTATTTCCTCAAAGCCACCACTGCTCCTGGTGTTGTGTATGCTCAAGTCGGCGAACCTCATAGCGACCATAGCTGTTGGGAAAGGCCTGAAGACATGGACACCCctcgaaccacttacaaactaACCAAAAAAAACCCTGGTTCAGAACTCTCTGGTGAGATAGCAGCTGCCCTAGCTGCCTCTTCCTTGGCTTTTAGGGCTTCTGATCCCCGCTACTCCAAGTTGCTTCTTCAGAGGGCTTCCATG GTTTTTCAATTTGCAGATAAGTATAGAGGATCCTACGATGACAGTCTTGGAGACGCAGTATGTCCATTCTATTGTAGTTTCAATGGCTACCAG GATGAGTTGATATGGGCAGCAGCATGGCTACACAAAGCCACTAAGAAAACTTACTACTGGAACTATGTTACAAATAACATAACAAGCATAAAGCTGGGTAGTTTGGAATTCGGATGGGATGCTAAGCACGCTGGAATTAACATACTTGCTTCTAAG TTTGCGATGAATACCAACTTAAATGTCACACTCTTCCTCCCCAATGCCAACAAATTTGTGTGTAGCATATTGCCCGAATCACCATCCCTAAGCATATCTTATTCTCTAG GTGGTCTTTTATTCAAGCCTGGAGGAAGTAACATGCAACATGTAACGGCTTTGTCCTTTCTTTTACTTGTATATGCTCGCTATTTGAATGTTGGCAAAAGAGTTATTCATTGTGATGATGTTGCTGTCACTCGGGCCAGACTTGTACGATTTGCAAGAAGTCAG GTGGATTATATATTAGGAAACAATCCCATGAATATGTCATACATGGTGGGATATGGCAACATGTTTCCTCAAAGGATACACCATAGAGGATCTTCATTACCTTCAATTGAGAAACAACCAGAGCCTATCAGATGTGCAGATGGAACTCCATTTTTCTCAAGCAGTGATCCCAACCCTAACTTGCTACTGGGGGCTGTTGTGGGAGGGCCTAATATGGAGGACTCATATGTTGATTCAAGAGCAGATTTTGCACATTCGGAGCCCACTACGTACACAAACTCACCCCTTGTTGGTATTTTAGCCTACTTTAAAGTTCATTAA
- the LOC127796188 gene encoding uncharacterized protein LOC127796188 isoform X1 — MQQRKSATGSGRPSGTDGSDFSYRMVVDSRYTKVAKGKSHLCRLIAAQGIVQLLGGLSFLISTLKQETADVLVVLSTIIGFLALFVGELGRRSSKVSLLKFYMFASSIAILISIACVIRNNFLVEAIQDSSQLGAHKFELLKIAAVLLGVVVQTLSIRTTVSLVGNMSPPKRAS, encoded by the exons atgcaGCAGAGGAAATCAGCGACTGGGAGTGGGAGACCGTCTGGAACGGACGGTTCTGATTTCTCCTACCGCATGGTCGTCGACTCCA GGTATACGAAGGTAGCCAAAGGGAAGTCTCACCTCTGTAGGCTCATTGCTGCTCAG GGCATTGTACAATTGCTGGGAGGTCTGAGCTTTTTGATATCAACACTGAAGCAGGAGACTGCCGACGTGCTTGTTGTTTTGTCCACTATTATTGGTTTCCTCGCTCTCTTTGTAGGAGAATTAG GCCGAAGGAGTAGCAAAGTGAGCCTTTTGAAGTTTTACATGTTTGCTTCATCTATAGCCATATTGATTTCAATTGCTTGTGTCATTAGGAATAATTTCTTGGTTGAG GCTATCCAAGATTCTAGTCAATTGGGAGCACATAAGTTTGAACTTCTCAAGATTGCAGCAGTTCTACTTG GAGTGGTTGTGCAAACATTATCGATAAGGACAACAGTTTCTCTTGTTGGTAACATGTCTCCTCCTAAAAGAGCTTCTTGA
- the LOC127796188 gene encoding uncharacterized protein LOC127796188 isoform X2 translates to MFGRIENNLGHFIEPSSLSQAFGWTNSLKSGIVQLLGGLSFLISTLKQETADVLVVLSTIIGFLALFVGELGRRSSKVSLLKFYMFASSIAILISIACVIRNNFLVEAIQDSSQLGAHKFELLKIAAVLLGVVVQTLSIRTTVSLVGNMSPPKRAS, encoded by the exons ATGTTTGGAAGAATAGAGAACAATTTAGGCCATTTTATAGAGCCAAGCTCGTTATCCCAAGCATTTGGCTGGACAAATTCTTTGAAATCA GGCATTGTACAATTGCTGGGAGGTCTGAGCTTTTTGATATCAACACTGAAGCAGGAGACTGCCGACGTGCTTGTTGTTTTGTCCACTATTATTGGTTTCCTCGCTCTCTTTGTAGGAGAATTAG GCCGAAGGAGTAGCAAAGTGAGCCTTTTGAAGTTTTACATGTTTGCTTCATCTATAGCCATATTGATTTCAATTGCTTGTGTCATTAGGAATAATTTCTTGGTTGAG GCTATCCAAGATTCTAGTCAATTGGGAGCACATAAGTTTGAACTTCTCAAGATTGCAGCAGTTCTACTTG GAGTGGTTGTGCAAACATTATCGATAAGGACAACAGTTTCTCTTGTTGGTAACATGTCTCCTCCTAAAAGAGCTTCTTGA